One genomic window of Tenacibaculum tangerinum includes the following:
- a CDS encoding SDR family NAD(P)-dependent oxidoreductase has product MDILTTKNITENEFLIRKSIIGIKGIYDCQLRQKETKEGTTITILYILSTQIVEEDDIKSKIVELVDDEFKIVQLTGFPLTEDGELDNKDLTETPIFDEVYTELLAKKLTDEYPSLELKYSQKESFELESNKQISVSKQAIISGGVVANTVAENTLSESLVEASKNSDKGITLINNQGRTNTVTYGSLLENAKTVAGAFEELKIDRETPVIMQLPDMEQYIEVFWGGILKGIPMIPMAFPKQYTKSVPTASKLASVVNQFSKSIVVCNKDEIEVIESFLEENTNTLVKVIAYEEVINNTKKLNTFDVKPDDIAVYLMTSGSTGAPKLVPQTHRRLINRCAATIAANGFTKEEISLNWLPLDHVGGIIMFHVRDVVSKCSQIQVNTNYILQKPLRWMELCSQFKVNITWAPNFAFNLISSFTEEIAKSRLDLSMLRFIMNSGEQVVASQVHKFLKLFKPFKLSSRAVFPAWGMSETCSAVLFNKNFDLTLISNQYVSVGSPVPGIDVRIVNENNKLLKEGEHGKLQIKGATILDSYYKRPDVNKEAFTDDNWFDTGDIAFVENEEVAIVGRNKDILIINGQNLSCHEIEEYIDANIDVEPSSTAVVPYRNEGSFTDNVAVFYHTKKEGAASEKIEKTIRREVSILFGFTPSKIVRVEPNEIPRTSIGKIQKGKLTKMLEAGDFNTESSSSNTVSENNTYDTTVLEQTWKPKKLSKSIDIEPKTVLVFPQEESAINFEALPNDTNVVFALNSDSFHKISKNQYGLNQDCSEDFLKLLEDISLSNIQLDTIIIESREYKNEKDASIIAEKNALTLLHLAKALGKLQKKSLQLILVSKNNQQVLLNEVTKINAGSQIGMMHAIHEELKGISCKHIDLDSLTDVTLLINEAKTIHEFEREIAYRDTKRFVSKLSQAQGHNYAKSFIPQDNETYLITGGLGGIAIALAKSLLKRANVNLVLLGRSAFDTLNKEKLEEYKELTNMSSSITYLSADLNNYETLKQKLTEFNIDCIFHLAADFKMDALGNFSTEEFKHQIQTKVKGSFNLYNVASELEISNFINFSSLNGYFGGVGVIAYAGANSFQKALTSITTKQEKLKVWNISWSIWENTGLGKAIEFPELAARKGFDILKPENALNAMYNVLAKGISNSFIGVDKNNLFMQPYLSLKTSMYKQVEVFGSEDDLNTSFKKHLKDEFGTTIPVLKKVLAEDFTTSLNENTEDVVLNAGGIENYVTTVFEEVLKTDEFSKEDSFFDLGGNSLILPQVFNKIEEKYKCGLTIVDLFQHTTVQEISDLIGNKLANQEDKESYESVKEQVLAIWIKLLNLDEIDEEENLFDLGLNSLMIPQAQNEINELFNTELSVVDFFQYSSVSTLVEVICEKLQITN; this is encoded by the coding sequence ATGGATATATTAACAACAAAAAATATTACAGAAAATGAATTCCTGATTCGAAAATCAATCATAGGTATAAAAGGGATTTATGATTGTCAGTTAAGACAAAAAGAAACGAAAGAAGGAACTACTATTACGATACTTTACATATTAAGTACTCAGATAGTTGAAGAAGATGATATTAAGAGTAAAATTGTAGAGCTTGTAGATGATGAATTCAAAATAGTTCAACTAACGGGATTTCCATTAACAGAGGATGGTGAGTTAGATAATAAGGATTTAACAGAAACGCCAATTTTTGATGAAGTTTATACAGAGCTACTAGCAAAAAAGTTAACAGATGAATACCCTTCTTTGGAACTTAAGTATAGCCAAAAAGAAAGTTTTGAATTAGAATCAAACAAACAAATTTCTGTATCAAAACAAGCAATTATTTCAGGAGGAGTAGTTGCTAATACAGTAGCAGAGAACACACTTTCTGAAAGTTTAGTAGAGGCTTCAAAAAATAGTGATAAAGGCATAACTTTAATAAATAACCAAGGAAGAACTAATACAGTAACTTATGGTAGTTTATTAGAAAATGCGAAAACGGTTGCAGGGGCTTTTGAGGAACTTAAAATAGATAGAGAAACACCTGTTATAATGCAACTGCCCGATATGGAGCAGTATATAGAGGTTTTTTGGGGAGGGATTTTAAAGGGAATTCCTATGATTCCAATGGCATTTCCAAAACAGTATACTAAGAGTGTACCAACAGCTAGTAAATTAGCATCTGTTGTTAATCAATTCTCTAAAAGCATTGTAGTTTGTAATAAGGATGAGATAGAAGTTATAGAAAGTTTTTTAGAAGAAAACACGAACACCTTGGTAAAAGTTATTGCTTATGAAGAAGTAATAAATAATACTAAAAAATTAAATACGTTTGATGTAAAGCCAGACGATATTGCGGTTTATTTAATGACTTCTGGTAGTACAGGTGCTCCAAAATTAGTACCACAAACGCATCGAAGACTTATTAATAGGTGTGCGGCAACTATTGCAGCGAATGGTTTTACAAAGGAAGAAATTAGTTTAAATTGGTTACCCTTAGATCATGTTGGAGGAATAATTATGTTTCATGTTAGAGATGTAGTTAGTAAGTGTTCTCAAATTCAGGTAAATACTAATTATATACTACAAAAACCATTGCGTTGGATGGAATTATGTAGTCAATTTAAAGTAAACATAACTTGGGCACCAAATTTTGCATTTAACTTGATAAGCTCATTTACAGAAGAAATAGCTAAATCACGACTTGATTTGTCAATGCTTCGATTTATTATGAATAGTGGAGAACAGGTAGTAGCTTCACAAGTTCATAAGTTTTTAAAATTATTTAAGCCTTTTAAATTGAGTTCAAGAGCTGTATTCCCAGCTTGGGGAATGTCGGAAACTTGTTCGGCAGTATTGTTCAATAAAAACTTTGATTTAACTTTAATAAGTAATCAGTACGTTAGTGTTGGAAGCCCTGTTCCTGGAATAGATGTTAGAATTGTAAATGAGAATAATAAGCTTTTAAAGGAAGGTGAGCACGGAAAACTACAGATTAAAGGAGCTACTATCCTTGATTCTTATTATAAGAGACCAGATGTTAATAAAGAAGCATTTACTGATGATAATTGGTTTGATACAGGTGATATTGCATTTGTAGAAAATGAAGAAGTAGCCATTGTTGGAAGAAATAAAGACATTTTAATTATTAATGGTCAAAACCTTTCATGTCATGAGATAGAGGAATATATTGATGCTAATATTGATGTAGAACCATCATCTACAGCTGTAGTTCCGTATAGAAATGAAGGAAGTTTTACTGATAATGTAGCCGTATTTTATCACACTAAAAAAGAGGGGGCTGCTTCGGAAAAAATCGAAAAAACGATAAGAAGAGAGGTTTCCATTCTTTTTGGATTCACGCCTAGTAAAATTGTAAGAGTAGAACCTAATGAAATTCCAAGAACGTCGATTGGAAAAATACAAAAAGGGAAACTTACAAAAATGCTCGAGGCTGGAGATTTTAATACGGAATCTTCTAGTTCAAATACCGTGTCAGAAAATAATACGTACGATACTACTGTTTTAGAACAAACTTGGAAGCCAAAAAAACTTTCAAAATCTATTGATATTGAACCTAAAACGGTACTGGTTTTTCCACAAGAAGAATCCGCTATTAATTTTGAGGCTTTACCTAATGATACAAACGTTGTATTTGCTTTAAATTCAGACAGTTTTCATAAAATTTCAAAGAACCAATATGGTCTTAACCAAGATTGTTCAGAAGACTTTTTGAAACTTTTAGAAGATATATCTTTAAGTAACATTCAACTTGATACTATTATTATAGAATCAAGAGAATATAAAAATGAAAAGGATGCCAGTATAATTGCAGAAAAAAATGCATTAACCCTTTTACACCTTGCTAAGGCTCTTGGTAAACTCCAAAAAAAGTCTTTACAGTTAATTTTGGTTAGTAAAAATAACCAACAGGTTCTTTTAAATGAAGTAACCAAGATAAATGCAGGCTCTCAAATAGGAATGATGCATGCAATTCATGAAGAATTAAAGGGGATTTCTTGTAAACACATTGACTTAGACAGCTTAACTGATGTGACTTTACTAATAAATGAAGCGAAAACAATTCATGAGTTTGAAAGAGAAATTGCTTATCGCGATACTAAACGTTTTGTTTCTAAATTAAGCCAGGCGCAAGGACATAATTACGCAAAATCATTTATTCCTCAAGATAATGAAACTTATCTTATAACAGGAGGATTGGGTGGTATTGCCATAGCTTTAGCAAAAAGCTTACTTAAAAGAGCCAATGTAAACCTAGTACTTTTAGGAAGAAGTGCTTTTGATACACTGAATAAAGAAAAGCTAGAGGAATATAAAGAACTCACCAATATGAGCTCAAGTATAACCTATTTAAGTGCAGATTTAAATAACTACGAAACATTAAAGCAAAAATTAACTGAATTTAATATCGATTGTATTTTTCATCTAGCAGCCGATTTTAAAATGGATGCTTTAGGTAATTTCTCTACCGAAGAATTTAAACATCAAATTCAAACAAAAGTAAAAGGAAGCTTTAATCTTTACAATGTAGCATCTGAATTAGAAATATCTAATTTCATTAATTTTTCTTCGTTAAACGGATATTTTGGAGGAGTAGGAGTTATTGCTTATGCAGGAGCTAATAGTTTTCAAAAGGCATTAACATCAATTACAACGAAACAAGAAAAGTTAAAGGTTTGGAATATTTCTTGGTCTATTTGGGAAAATACAGGACTTGGAAAGGCCATTGAGTTTCCAGAGTTGGCAGCCCGAAAAGGTTTTGATATTTTAAAGCCTGAAAACGCTTTAAATGCCATGTACAATGTGTTAGCTAAAGGAATATCAAACTCATTTATTGGTGTTGATAAAAATAATCTTTTTATGCAGCCTTATTTATCTTTAAAAACTTCAATGTATAAACAAGTAGAAGTTTTTGGATCAGAAGATGATTTGAATACTAGTTTTAAAAAGCACTTAAAAGATGAGTTTGGAACAACAATTCCTGTATTGAAAAAAGTCCTTGCCGAAGATTTTACAACATCGTTAAATGAAAATACAGAAGATGTTGTTTTAAATGCAGGTGGTATTGAAAACTACGTAACTACAGTTTTTGAAGAGGTTTTAAAAACAGACGAATTTTCAAAAGAAGATAGCTTTTTTGATCTTGGAGGAAATTCGCTAATCTTACCGCAAGTATTCAATAAAATTGAAGAAAAATATAAATGTGGATTAACAATTGTTGATTTATTTCAGCATACCACTGTTCAAGAAATTTCAGACTTAATTGGAAACAAACTGGCAAATCAAGAAGATAAGGAGTCTTATGAGTCAGTAAAAGAACAGGTTTTAGCTATCTGGATAAAACTTTTAAATCTTGATGAAATTGATGAAGAAGAAAACCTATTTGATCTTGGGTTAAATTCATTAATGATACCACAAGCACAAAATGAAATTAACGAACTATTTAATACAGAATTATCTGTAGTAGATTTCTTTCAATATAGTTCAGTTAGCACATTAGTTGAAGTTATTTGTGAAAAGCTACAGATAACAAACTGA
- a CDS encoding fatty acid desaturase family protein, translating into MKNHKFHRDILKKLDVLSNPNNYRALFGLLIDYLFIGASVYLVLQSWYFYPLAVLLIGTRQRAFVTLLHDAGHGVLFKNTWFNDFVGKYLTGYLIFLGFDDYINSHVVHHHNYIGNEEKDPDLRFYNHFGLYEDLDKKSFIKKHLLKPMLFGNAFVYAKALINDRVGYIKEGSLEAKIILGYWVAIIGVFAWQGWLLYLILLWFAPFFLIFPWQGWFIGISEHFLLIKNPNDINQSWNRFSHPIEAFFSSIHNENYHLTHHLRPDIPYWNLKKAHEVMMEDEKYRDLNVDMGGIFLSSNDNPTFWNRIHKFLDERELKRTSLN; encoded by the coding sequence ATGAAAAACCATAAATTCCATAGGGATATACTTAAAAAACTAGATGTTTTATCTAACCCCAATAATTACCGAGCCTTATTTGGACTATTGATTGACTATTTATTTATAGGTGCTAGTGTTTACTTGGTTCTTCAAAGCTGGTATTTTTATCCTTTAGCAGTGTTATTAATAGGTACTAGACAACGAGCATTTGTAACATTATTACACGATGCTGGGCATGGAGTACTTTTTAAAAATACTTGGTTCAATGATTTTGTAGGGAAATACCTCACAGGATACCTTATTTTTTTAGGTTTTGATGATTATATTAATTCTCATGTAGTACATCATCATAATTATATAGGTAATGAAGAAAAAGATCCAGATTTGAGGTTTTATAATCATTTTGGTTTGTACGAAGATCTAGATAAAAAGTCATTTATTAAAAAACATTTATTAAAACCTATGTTATTTGGTAATGCGTTTGTTTATGCGAAAGCTTTAATTAATGATCGTGTAGGCTATATTAAAGAAGGATCACTTGAAGCAAAAATAATATTGGGATATTGGGTTGCTATTATAGGTGTTTTTGCGTGGCAAGGTTGGCTATTATACTTAATTCTTCTATGGTTTGCTCCTTTCTTTCTTATATTTCCATGGCAGGGTTGGTTTATTGGTATCTCAGAACATTTTTTACTAATAAAAAACCCTAACGATATAAATCAATCATGGAACAGGTTTAGTCATCCTATCGAAGCCTTTTTTTCAAGTATACATAATGAGAATTATCATTTAACACACCATCTTCGTCCTGATATTCCTTATTGGAATTTAAAAAAAGCACATGAAGTAATGATGGAGGATGAAAAATACAGAGATCTAAATGTTGATATGGGAGGAATATTTCTTTCGTCAAATGATAACCCTACTTTTTGGAATAGAATTCACAAGTTTTTAGACGAAAGAGAATTAAAAAGAACCTCATTAAACTAA
- a CDS encoding 2Fe-2S iron-sulfur cluster-binding protein, translated as MKKITIGESSFEFKKGTSMSDLYDFDTVIPFQCLKGRCGRCLVKTNYGDLGEITSKEKKLLKRLGFSIEEHRLLCQCTLEENSEVLPVLI; from the coding sequence ATGAAGAAAATAACTATTGGAGAATCGTCCTTTGAATTTAAAAAAGGAACTTCAATGTCAGATCTTTATGATTTTGATACAGTGATACCTTTTCAATGTTTGAAGGGTAGATGTGGCAGGTGTCTTGTAAAAACAAACTACGGTGACTTGGGAGAAATAACTTCTAAGGAAAAAAAATTATTGAAGAGACTAGGCTTTTCTATAGAAGAACACCGGCTACTTTGTCAATGTACATTAGAAGAAAACTCTGAAGTATTACCAGTTCTGATTTAA
- a CDS encoding chlorinating enzyme, translated as MNLDHLSTEEIKAIFDKDGVVGPFKAYDQEEAKSMLKNIRAKSMVQDRAMHKNNVGWDRHFDVQELSDHISNEKVLDKVKIILGEDLLCWRTEFFPKFPKSSGTDWHQVGTFQYVTGAPILQPTITGENEDIEITAWTAFTDTTIENGCMKFLPGTHKKQYYNEALPVSEGRDSEYTPIEKDNFYGYDFEEFKIDPKWDPDQMESKSIEMKAGEFILFTSKCIHGSHPNVSERSTRFAFSSRFVPTQVKVYPEHDEFHGHGGFFQLKKSGYGCVLVSGEDNFNHNEIRTENNLGTFFKKGQ; from the coding sequence ATGAATTTAGATCATCTAAGTACCGAAGAAATAAAGGCCATTTTTGATAAAGATGGTGTTGTAGGACCTTTTAAAGCATACGATCAAGAAGAAGCAAAAAGTATGCTAAAAAATATTCGAGCAAAAAGTATGGTTCAAGATCGTGCAATGCATAAGAATAATGTTGGTTGGGATAGACATTTTGATGTTCAAGAGCTTTCTGATCATATATCTAATGAAAAAGTTTTAGATAAAGTAAAAATTATTTTAGGGGAGGATCTTTTATGTTGGAGAACGGAGTTTTTTCCAAAATTTCCTAAAAGTTCGGGAACAGATTGGCACCAAGTTGGAACATTTCAATATGTTACAGGTGCGCCAATTTTACAACCTACTATTACTGGCGAAAACGAAGATATAGAAATTACTGCATGGACAGCTTTTACCGATACAACCATTGAAAATGGATGTATGAAATTTTTACCAGGAACACATAAAAAACAATACTATAACGAGGCATTACCAGTATCTGAAGGAAGAGATAGCGAATATACTCCTATAGAAAAAGATAATTTTTATGGGTACGATTTTGAAGAATTCAAAATAGATCCTAAATGGGATCCAGACCAAATGGAAAGTAAATCCATTGAAATGAAGGCTGGAGAATTTATATTATTTACATCAAAATGTATTCATGGTTCACATCCTAATGTAAGTGAAAGATCAACACGATTTGCGTTTTCATCACGATTTGTTCCTACTCAAGTAAAAGTTTATCCAGAGCATGATGAATTTCATGGACATGGAGGTTTTTTTCAATTAAAAAAATCAGGTTACGGATGCGTATTGGTAAGTGGAGAAGATAATTTTAATCATAACGAGATAAGAACAGAAAATAATTTAGGGACTTTTTTTAAGAAAGGTCAATAA
- a CDS encoding thioesterase II family protein, protein MKYKNISPWLSFRDQGIKNYESRWVFFPYAGATSAVMYPIANKMDSNVEVLIVDLPGRGKCIKEPLVDTIDTITENLVEELSQLPELPTYFFGYSLGTLIAYELALALKGKNIKQLVLAAGSAPHDIQKRKPLYNLEKEDFWNQVKEYGGLPKEILNEPELLDFIEPILRADFKVIDCYNYKPQKILNIPIIAIAGSNDFVCPPKYVENWKMYTTNEFNYFEFDGGHFFMNNNMNELHKLMKEKTSNYTAIN, encoded by the coding sequence ATGAAGTATAAAAATATTTCGCCTTGGTTGTCTTTTAGAGACCAAGGTATTAAAAACTACGAATCTAGATGGGTCTTTTTTCCTTATGCAGGAGCAACTTCCGCTGTAATGTATCCTATCGCAAATAAGATGGACAGTAACGTAGAGGTTTTAATTGTAGACCTGCCAGGAAGAGGAAAATGTATAAAAGAGCCTCTTGTTGATACTATAGATACCATAACGGAAAATTTAGTAGAAGAACTTAGCCAATTACCTGAGCTTCCAACCTATTTTTTTGGATATAGTTTGGGTACACTTATTGCCTACGAATTGGCGCTTGCCTTAAAAGGGAAAAATATAAAGCAATTAGTTTTAGCGGCAGGATCAGCGCCACATGATATACAAAAAAGAAAACCTCTTTACAATTTAGAGAAGGAAGATTTCTGGAATCAAGTTAAAGAATATGGTGGACTTCCGAAGGAAATTTTAAATGAGCCTGAGTTATTAGATTTTATAGAACCTATATTGCGTGCTGATTTTAAAGTAATTGATTGCTATAATTACAAACCGCAAAAAATTCTGAATATTCCCATAATAGCAATAGCAGGTAGTAATGATTTTGTTTGCCCTCCAAAGTACGTTGAAAATTGGAAAATGTATACCACAAATGAATTCAATTATTTTGAGTTTGATGGAGGACATTTTTTTATGAATAACAATATGAATGAATTACATAAATTGATGAAAGAAAAAACGTCGAATTACACTGCAATAAATTAG
- a CDS encoding amino acid adenylation domain-containing protein — protein MENNNILSIIEEAFRVHANKVAIIQGDQKVLYSELDERSNQLANMLIESGVQKGDIVGILMERSIEMMTTIFAITKVGTAYLPLDPSYPKERLRSIFEDSKIKTLVSSTKDIYDAFEGKQFSLEEIDLSIFSKKSPEISVSGNDLAYVIYTSGSTGKPKGVAIEHGGLYNRLIWKQKAYPITSSDTLFFKTVYTFDVSVWEIFWWSMYGASVVLLPSGREQDVRLMFKLIDKHQINVIHFVPSVFRLFLEYLSIKEDASAVASLKYVFTSGEKLAISSVNTFNQFFKNLQGILINLYGPTEASIDVSHYAFREKEQDYTIAPIGKAISNIKLWILDNDLKDKNNGEEGELYISGIGLARNYVNNEELTNLKFVSLPNHGNIRAYKTGDIVYRDVTSLDICFVGRKDFQVKLRGLRVELADIEKQLKTIENIQETVVLMNEKNGNQFLYAFYKSNAALRENFIKEQLKTKLPIYMIPNKFVFKEQFPLLSSGKLDRKKLIDEL, from the coding sequence ATGGAAAATAATAATATACTTTCGATAATAGAAGAAGCTTTTCGCGTACATGCAAATAAAGTAGCTATAATTCAAGGTGATCAGAAAGTTTTATATTCAGAGCTGGACGAACGTTCGAATCAGTTAGCAAATATGCTTATTGAGTCAGGAGTACAAAAAGGTGATATAGTTGGAATATTAATGGAGCGTTCCATAGAAATGATGACAACTATTTTTGCAATAACAAAGGTAGGAACAGCTTATTTACCTTTAGATCCTTCTTACCCTAAAGAAAGACTTCGTTCTATTTTTGAAGATAGTAAGATAAAAACGCTTGTATCAAGTACAAAGGATATTTATGATGCTTTTGAAGGAAAGCAGTTTTCGCTAGAGGAAATAGATTTAAGCATATTTTCTAAAAAAAGTCCAGAAATATCGGTTTCTGGAAATGATTTAGCGTATGTAATTTATACATCAGGTTCAACAGGTAAACCTAAAGGAGTTGCCATAGAACACGGCGGGTTATACAACCGATTAATTTGGAAGCAAAAAGCATATCCTATTACCTCTTCTGATACCTTATTTTTTAAAACAGTATATACTTTTGATGTTTCTGTATGGGAAATATTTTGGTGGTCAATGTACGGAGCTTCGGTAGTATTACTTCCAAGCGGTAGAGAGCAAGATGTAAGACTCATGTTTAAGTTAATTGATAAACACCAAATTAATGTTATTCATTTTGTACCCTCTGTATTTCGTTTGTTTCTCGAATATTTATCTATAAAAGAAGATGCAAGTGCTGTAGCATCGTTAAAGTATGTCTTTACCAGTGGGGAAAAACTAGCTATATCCAGCGTTAACACGTTCAATCAATTTTTTAAAAACCTACAAGGAATATTAATTAATTTATATGGACCTACCGAAGCTAGTATAGATGTATCTCATTATGCATTTAGAGAAAAAGAACAAGATTATACAATAGCGCCGATAGGAAAAGCTATTAGTAATATTAAACTATGGATACTTGATAACGATTTAAAAGATAAAAATAACGGAGAGGAAGGAGAGTTGTACATTTCAGGTATAGGGTTGGCTAGAAATTATGTGAATAATGAAGAATTAACCAATTTAAAATTTGTTTCTCTTCCTAACCATGGAAACATAAGAGCTTATAAAACAGGAGATATAGTATATAGAGATGTTACGTCTTTAGACATATGTTTTGTAGGAAGAAAAGATTTTCAGGTTAAGTTAAGAGGCTTGCGTGTAGAGTTAGCAGATATTGAAAAACAGCTTAAAACTATTGAAAATATACAGGAAACGGTTGTTTTAATGAACGAAAAAAATGGAAATCAATTTTTATATGCTTTTTATAAATCCAATGCAGCACTTAGGGAAAACTTTATAAAAGAACAGTTAAAAACGAAACTACCAATTTATATGATTCCGAACAAATTTGTGTTTAAAGAACAATTCCCTTTACTATCCAGTGGAAAATTAGATCGAAAAAAATTGATAGATGAATTATAA
- a CDS encoding acyl-CoA dehydrogenase family protein: MAFNSKFEEEVALFVSEYIVPHAIEMDETQNIPDSVIKNIADRGYFGACVKSKYGGLDLNTYDMMSLHKIMAKGHGSVENMLTVTGMVTQPIQRFGSKEIREKWLPKIASGEKIGAIALTEPNAGSDLRAVDTYLTDQQTHFTINGVKRWITLGQIADFFLVLCKLNNKTIAVIVEKDTHGVKVKPITNMLGLRANMLAEIEFTDCKIPKENAIGNEIDGVSTAINFGLDEGRYTTACGSYGIAELALEETLKHLREKDRLNKHQLVQKLLTEMIVEVESAKSFCTAAAGARETFDFSMIRKTLLAKYVASKAATNVSSKAIQILGAKGCHLNSSFTERLYRDAKIMELIEGSTEIHEVLIAKEFLYA, encoded by the coding sequence ATGGCATTTAATTCAAAATTTGAAGAGGAAGTAGCTCTTTTTGTTTCAGAATATATTGTACCACATGCTATTGAGATGGATGAAACTCAAAATATCCCTGATTCTGTAATAAAAAATATTGCAGACAGGGGATATTTCGGAGCTTGTGTAAAAAGTAAATATGGAGGGCTTGATTTGAATACTTATGACATGATGTCTCTTCATAAAATAATGGCAAAAGGACACGGATCAGTTGAAAATATGTTAACTGTAACAGGGATGGTTACTCAGCCTATTCAACGATTTGGATCCAAAGAAATTCGTGAAAAATGGCTGCCTAAAATAGCCTCTGGTGAAAAAATTGGAGCAATAGCCCTAACAGAACCTAATGCAGGAAGTGATTTAAGAGCTGTTGATACATATTTGACAGATCAACAAACTCATTTTACTATTAATGGTGTAAAAAGATGGATTACATTAGGACAAATAGCGGATTTTTTCTTGGTACTATGTAAGTTAAACAATAAAACAATTGCAGTTATTGTTGAAAAAGATACACATGGAGTAAAAGTTAAACCAATAACGAACATGCTTGGTTTACGTGCGAATATGTTGGCTGAAATTGAATTTACCGATTGTAAAATTCCTAAAGAAAACGCTATTGGTAACGAAATAGATGGTGTATCGACAGCGATTAATTTTGGCTTAGATGAAGGACGATACACAACTGCCTGTGGAAGTTATGGAATTGCAGAATTGGCCTTAGAGGAAACCTTGAAACATTTAAGAGAAAAAGATAGGTTAAATAAACATCAGCTTGTTCAGAAACTATTAACCGAAATGATAGTAGAAGTAGAATCTGCTAAAAGTTTTTGCACCGCTGCGGCTGGAGCTAGAGAAACTTTTGATTTTTCTATGATACGTAAAACACTTTTAGCAAAATATGTCGCATCAAAGGCAGCAACTAACGTAAGCTCTAAAGCTATTCAAATTTTAGGGGCGAAAGGATGTCATTTAAATTCGTCTTTTACAGAACGATTGTATAGAGATGCAAAAATTATGGAACTTATTGAAGGCTCAACGGAAATACATGAAGTTCTTATAGCTAAAGAGTTTTTATACGCCTAA
- a CDS encoding acyl carrier protein translates to MENIKVKIRERIKPILQGNEIDDDENFFELGLVHSLFAMQIILFIEKEYKIELDPEEVSLENLSSVNAIAEIIDERLKVNS, encoded by the coding sequence ATGGAAAACATTAAAGTTAAAATTAGAGAGCGTATTAAGCCAATTCTTCAAGGAAATGAAATTGATGATGATGAGAACTTCTTTGAATTAGGACTAGTTCATTCGTTATTTGCAATGCAAATTATTCTATTTATTGAAAAAGAATACAAAATAGAACTTGACCCAGAAGAGGTATCGTTAGAAAATCTTAGCTCAGTAAATGCTATTGCAGAAATTATCGACGAAAGATTAAAAGTAAATAGCTAG
- a CDS encoding 3-hydroxyacyl-CoA dehydrogenase family protein, protein MSVNITIMGAGVMGTGVAHNFAQYGIPVTLIDISEKQLENSEKQIRKNLRLYKFHKNHYKSKESVDEIIERINFTTNYSEAKDADLIIENVTEDWDIKKEVYKKLRNICKEDAKWAVNTSAVSITKVANLLPKPENVIGVHFMNPVPLKPMVELIKGYHTNNETVAFLQDQMSVLNKRTLVVNDSPGFVTNRAMMIFVNEAVFMLQEGVASAKDIDTLFKECFGHTMGPLETADLIGLDTILKSLYMLQDGFNDDKFRPCFLLKKMVNANLLGMKSGEGFYSYNV, encoded by the coding sequence ATGTCTGTTAACATAACAATTATGGGAGCAGGGGTTATGGGAACAGGTGTTGCCCACAATTTCGCTCAATATGGAATTCCAGTAACTCTAATTGATATATCTGAAAAACAATTAGAAAATAGTGAAAAACAAATTAGAAAAAACCTTCGATTATACAAGTTTCATAAAAATCATTATAAATCGAAAGAGTCGGTAGATGAAATTATCGAAAGAATAAATTTTACTACCAATTATTCTGAAGCAAAAGATGCTGATTTGATAATTGAAAATGTTACGGAAGATTGGGATATAAAAAAGGAAGTATATAAAAAATTAAGAAACATTTGTAAAGAAGACGCGAAATGGGCGGTAAACACCTCTGCTGTATCTATTACAAAGGTTGCAAATTTATTACCAAAACCAGAAAATGTAATTGGAGTACATTTTATGAATCCCGTTCCTTTAAAACCAATGGTCGAATTAATTAAAGGCTACCATACTAATAACGAAACAGTAGCTTTTTTACAAGATCAAATGAGTGTATTAAACAAGAGAACACTTGTTGTTAACGATTCACCAGGTTTTGTTACAAATAGAGCCATGATGATTTTTGTAAACGAAGCCGTTTTTATGTTACAAGAAGGAGTTGCTTCAGCTAAAGATATTGACACTTTGTTTAAAGAATGTTTTGGTCATACTATGGGGCCACTCGAAACGGCTGATTTGATAGGTTTAGACACAATTTTAAAATCACTCTACATGCTACAAGATGGTTTTAATGACGATAAATTTAGACCATGTTTCTTACTTAAAAAAATGGTAAATGCAAACCTCCTTGGTATGAAGTCAGGTGAAGGATTTTATTCATATAACGTATAA